The genomic DNA GCCATGCTAAAGCCAGCTCTGTGTAATGTATGCAGCAGTTTGCAATTGCAGCTGCCTCAGtgttcagcagcacagagacacTGCAAATCTGTTACATATGTTCTTTTCTGGGACAAAAAGGGGTTTGCTCTGTAAGGAAGAGCTGTGctctttgctttattttaatgtcCTTGGCCTGAAAAGTGAATAATTTGTACTCGCATTCCTTTCAGTTTGAACACTGTtggtgttttcctgctttggCAGGTCCAGTGTCCCTCAGCACACCAGCTCAGCTTGTGGCACCCTCCATAGTTGTGAAAGGCACCCTTTCCATCACTCTTTCTGAGCTCTACTTTGAGGTGGATGAAGAAGATCCTAGTTTTAAGAAAATCGACCCAAAGGTAAGAGATCATTGACCCTGAGGTCTGAGAGATGATGACAAATTACCCAAGACCTTTAATTCTTCACTTGACTTCCTTTACCTCTATTGGGCTGCAGTGTTGCTGCTTTAATAACTTTGCCACTGACCATATATGTTGCTGAACTTCACATAGGTGACACCTtctttcctgctcctctttctcacCCTCCCACGATTCAACCCTACTTGAATGTTAATGAGCTTGCTGCGAATAAAGCTCCAGGGAGACACATCTGAAATAAAGACATCTTGAATCACAGGCCTGTATGAATACAGGGAAGTTCAGCGAGGCTTTTAGCCTTAATACTTTTACTTTCCTGATTTTAGCAAATGTTAGTGTAAAACAGTGCTGAACTTCCCACACTCCTAAGTTTGCAGTGCTCCTGTCATATTACTCTCTAACACATTTTACTCAGCCCGTTATTATTTATTGTGCCTAAGCATAAAACATAATTACCCTTCTAAAATATGTTTCTGAGCTGACTTGATAATTTCCACAAAGCTTATTTGCTCTGGGTTGCTTGATTACTTGTCTTCTGGTTAAAATTAGTAACCTTCagtaaaattccattttcaaaGGGAGCATATCATGCAATTAGCTTAATAACGTTGCACTTGAATGTTTTCTGCAGTATTACAGCAACATTTTCCAAGTAGGACACAACTGGTAAATATTCTCACTATTTAAGCATAGTCACAGCTCTTGGTTTTTTAAATACCTGCCTAATGTTGAACTGGGTAATAATTTCTTTGGGAAGGGTACTGCTGGGAGAAGTCGTGGTTTTCCACTTGCCTGTAGAGAAAATACCTTGTGTGTTAAGCACCGGTTCAGTTCTTTGTTCCTATTGAGTAAATTGCTCTTGTCTATAATAAAAATGGCATAGGTGGGTCTGAAAGCTGGGATTATCAAATCCtatccagaaaaaaatttatgttGAAAAGCAGTGCTCTCAAATTGTTACAGCTAGATTTTAATGTAAGCAATTAACTAGAATTGTGATTTTATGTGATATCATAAATGAGACTTAACTTTTCTTTTAGTCCTGAAgaatttttgaaatatattggaaattattttaaatctgaGATAGTGCTTAAAATTTTTATATGCTTATATCCTTCTATTATGTTTCATTAACCCCCCCCTTaactaaaaaaccccatttaATGATGGAAAGAATATAAATGTGAAATTCAAGTTTGTTTGATATGTTCCTGTATTGCATTTTCCATCTAAAATGTTCTGCTTTGTATTGTATCAGCATGAGAAAAGTCTTACAGATCTGCATTATTCTGGATTTTTGGTTTTCGTGTTCAGCACGTAGGGTCTTTGAGTGCAGTTACTAATTCTTACCATTCCTGTTACTTGTTTTGTAGGAACGCTGACATATAACATACAGttagcctccttttctcctgcttcCCAGTATTTGGTAGAGGTTTTATTCTTAACTGTAAACCAGGCGTTCTTGTTTTCTTTGACCCTATCTTTTACTCTGTATCTGAGAGATTTTCTTAGAGTTCTTAAAACAGGAGAGATTGGTTACATGAAATACTGGCTACACCTCTTACATTCTGCTTGCAATGGTACCTTAGCTGGAGgtcttaaaatttaaaaaaatactttttataaTGTCTcagggatgggagggagctAAAAATCAGatctgaataattttattttaaaaactatgTAATTTTACAAACAGCATCTTTTCAAGCATTAACGGCTCCCTGCCCCACTCTGTGCTGAAATCAGTGTACCTCGGTAGCGATGACGAGCTGCTGTAGAAAATGccccctgaaaaaaaaaaaaaaagccccaacaacTAATCCGCTGTAAGCTCCGCAAGCCTGCTTAATTAATGAGGCTTCATCTGTTTGATAAATTTAAGTTCCCTGTATATTTGTCTAAACTACCGAAAAGAAAACATTGTGACAAGTTCCTGAAGGAAAACCTGCCTTAGGTAGCGATAGCATCGGCAGCGATACGATCAGAGTTTGCAGTGGGCTCTGGGCTGTTTCGGGGAGGAAGGGCTAATCCCGTTCTGCCAGGTGATCCGGGATCAGCGCTGTGGAAAGCGCTCCGATGGCTCCACAAAGGCCTGTGGGGCTcagccggggctgcggggccgggccgggctgtgcccgctCCGCCGGCCGGGGCGGCCCCGCTCACCCCGCTCCATCGCCCCCGCTGCTGCCGCCAGCGGGCATTTCGTTTGCAAACTTAAAGGCAAAAGCAGCTCAAGTTTGAATGGTTATTTATTTCCGTCTCCGTCCAAAAGGAAACGAAAATAGCGAAAATAGTCCTTTAGGGCAAGAactagactttttttttttttcctaccccCGGCCCACGAAAGGATATGAAAACTTGCTCTAAATGCTCCGAGCCGGCGTTGCAATCTTTCGGGCAACTCGAGCGGGTAACGCTAACGTTTTTAGGAATGCGTTCCCGAAAAAAATCCTGCCGGTATTTCTCAGTCGTCCCGAGCAAGCTTAAAGCGAAATAGCTGTGGGGAATCAGGCAGAGCTTCGCTTTGGGAGAGGggcctggggcagggaaggagatCGGCAGAGAGCGCCCGGGTGCCGGTGTAGGATCGGGTGGTTTCCTGACGGGTTCCCGTTTATCTCCTCGTCTGACTATGCTACGGTGCGATTTTATGCTGTACTTAAAAATCTGGGcaaaaaacaaatgtttgtttaaaaaaaatatcgACCGGTTGCTCTAAATCGCATTAATTATTCAGGGTAGATCTATACTTCCTTCGTGTCAAAGTCAAATGGATAGCGCGTTCTCTCTGGGCAGCGAAATCAAACAGCAGtggacttttaaaacaaaatgcagcgCTCGAGATTTACCGGGGAAAAATAGAAGCAAGGAAtacttttagagaaaaaaaattaaagggaaaaaacccgACTGTAGGGTAGGAAAAGGCATGCTGTAATTCTGACTAAACTGTAGCGAGCTGCTGTGCGATGCTTCATATATTCCAAGATTTAGAACAGAACCTTAGAGTAACAGAAATATAGCAGATGTTGTCACATGCTGAACTACAGAATATATAAGATTTTTTTAGACgcacttttttttaatggaaactAGAAGGTTTAGAAAACATCAGTCAATATGCTGAGCTAAGGCTTGGGCTAGGTGTTGCATTTAGCCTATCTTTACATCTCGAAGTTTcgtttattttaaaaaaaatattccttctgAGATTCAGAAAGAATGTATTTGCCTAAATTTAAGAACCATTCACAAAAAGTCAGCGTAAAgttaaagtaatatttttattactatttgcAACAAGTCAGTTGTGGGGCACATAATCTGACCTTGGCACCGAAATACATTTAACATCAGTAAAACTTTTTTAAAGGGAGATTTGTACATAtagttaaataattttttcacttGGTGACAACATTCAGGCAAACAAGAGAGCATAAGAAAAGGACTATACATGGATTGGAAAATGTACCTTTCGGGTTTCGTTTTGAAGTTGCAAAAGTCCGATCGCTTCTTTTTGTgaccttttaaaaattcacattggaggacaggaggagagaggCTCTTCCCTTTTTCTGTGCAAGGCGGTGAGAGCTGATGCCGGGAGAACCGTCGGCAAGTTTTTAAAGGCCgagctgcaggtggctgggGGGGTGGCGGGGGCGCCTGTCTTTCGCCGCCTCTTTCCGTCGTCGTTCGCGTTAAATAGAAAGTTTTTTAGGCGCTGTTGTTGTTTACGAAGGGCGAGTTTTTGTGCGCGGGCGTGTTAACCCTATAGCTTGTCGAGGCTTTTGGGATTGGTGAGGATTTCTCTGGCTAGCCTCCAGGTCTGTTTGGCAGCGCTTTCCAGGGCCGAGTGGGGTTTGCCCTGAAAGAGGTCTAGGTTGGGCAGGAAGTAGTGGGGGCAGCGCCggcactgcaggcaggagatgagctgcaggaggatgcCGTTCAGCCGGTCGCCCAGGCACGCCTCGTCCCAGTCGGTCTCCCGCGGGTGTTTCTCGCACTCGTACAGCAGCAGCGTCTTCATGTGGTAGTTGTTGAGGGGCTGCCCGGGCAGCTCCAGGTGCCGGTCGCGCAGCGTCTTCAGCACCGACAGGCACTTGTTCCGGCAGCCGCCCATCAGCAGCCGGTTCTCGGCCTCGCCGAACTGCAGCACCCACGCGTCGCTCTCGGCCGAGCTCTGTTTGCCCGTCAGCGAGTAGCACTCCTTGGAGAGCAGATTGAAGCCCTCCGCCTTCACCTCCGCCACCCGGTTGGGGCCCGGCCAGGGGATGTGGGGCATGGGCCACTGCGCCGCGCTGCGCGGCCAGATCCCGGTGCACTTGAAGGCGGGCGTGATCTGCACCACGTAGCGCTCCCGGATGCGGAGCTTCACCTCGCTCGTGTCCGCGATCATCTTCACCACGTCCCGGTAGCTGCACTTGTCCACGGCCTGGGCCACCAGCGTCTGGAAGCGGGAGCGGATCTTGCGGGCGGACAGGTAGCCCGAGGCGGTGATGAACTCCACCCAGAGGGACATGCTGCGCTTGCGGCCGTCGCTCAGCTTGAGCACGGCGCAGCCCGGCAGGGAGCCGTCGTCCACGAAGTTGAAGACGCCCATCTGGTTGAGGTAGAGCACCACCTCGAACTCGGTGGGCGAGATCACCTCCAGCCCCTCGTAGCGGGCGTCGATCTCGCTCAGGGAGCTGATGAAGCGCGGCTCCTGCACCTCCACCTCCTTCAGCACGTCCGACACGACCTTGCACACCTCCCGGATGGTCTTGGCGATGGCCGCCTTGCGCGCCTGGCAGCGCTCCGTGTAGTATTTGTTGAGCTGGTAGACCAGCTTGGCCTGCGCGGCGATCATGTTGGGGCACAGGTCCGGGCTGTACACCGGGCTCTCGCAGTACGTTGAGGGATCCAATGCTTTAGCGGTGGCTGCAGCTTTGCGGAAGGCACCGGCCAAATCGCAGACCCCCACCGCCTCCGGGAAGAAGGCGGCAGCGGCGCGCCAGTGAGAGCAATTAAAGAAATCGGGGAGGGCGGCGAAGCACAAAGGAGCGAAGCCCAGCGCTGCCccggcgaggaggaggaggagcgggcCGGTGCGGGCTCGGCGGCGGTGCTGGTGATGCCGGAGCCGCTGCCGGAGaggcgggcagcccccgcggGCTCCCGGAGCGCAAAGTTTTGGATGGCGATGGGGGCAGGGAAGTCTGGGCTGCCTCTGCGCTCAGGCGCCCACCCCCCCGCGCAGCGACAAAAATGCCGTTTCAATAgttcatggaaaaaaaaccccaaacagcaAAGAAACTTCCCCAGGACTCGCAGAAGGTTCCCGCAGAAAAGCCGGTCGGCGGCGAAGTTTAAAACCGCACACGGTACgagaggaggagaagaatgCGAGCAATGCCCTCAGCGGAAGAGTGAactctgtgtctgtctgtctctctctctctttcagtCCGTGGCACCGCCAGAGATGTGCATGAGTTTGGCTGCCGCTCGCTCAGACTGTCAGGGGGTGTTGTtgatttcccttttcctgctggaggCGTTGGCTGAACCCGGCTCTGTGGCTGTCTCTATCTTTAGGCGCAGACGGGTGCACTTGGTCTGGGATCTCTCATTCCCGTCCTGCAGCTCTACATAGATTGTTGTGAGAGAGACTGTATGGAGAGGagttgttgccttttttttttttttttttttttttttggttgttgtttgttttctttgcacaGACTGTGGTTTATCCTGAGCGGGAGGAGGGCGTAGCTGCCGTGCCCGGGATGGgttctcctccccctccccacccctggaagtgcgCGCCGGGGCTCCCGGTGTCCGCGCCTCTGGCTCCGCTCCTGCCGCGCCGTGTGCCCGCGTCCCTCTCGCGGCGCTGCCGCCGGGCCCTGTAGTTTATGAATGGGGCCGCgcgcgggcgcggggcggggccgtgCCGCCAATCGCCGCCGAGCTGTCAGCGCCGCGGCCAATCGCGGCTCGCGGCGCGCGCACACGCGCCCGCGctcccgcccccggccccgcgccggggctggagccgggatgggctgcagggctggagccgggATGGGCTCCGGGAGGGAGGCTCGGGGCGTCCCGCCACCTGGggccgtgtgtgtgtgtgtcgggTGAGGGGAGaggaacaacaaaaaatccctgTAATTTCGCTGTGGCGGCCGGTGAAGGGCGAGGTGAGCTCGCTTCTCCCTCCGCCCGTGCGAGGGGACCCGGCGGCAGTGCCGGTGTGTGCGGGGAAAGGGGAGAGGCGGGCTGGGGCTTCACCGCAGGCATAAATCTCATATCGCTTaatgccaggctgcagcagtgaaagTGAGACCGTCACCGGAGTAGCGTGGCACACCTTGTTTTACTGCCCCCAGTCACCTTAATTTAGACAAATCTTGTGTCATAAAGTTCTTTTCATCCTCCTAAAGCGGAGGATTGAGTTATTCAAAAGGAAACGATATTTTATGCAAGTTTGTATTAATAAGAATATGAAATGGTTTGGATATAAAGCCGTAGCCCCGTGGTGTCAGGTCGGAGGGAGCCCCGGGGCAGTACCTGCTGCGAAGGAGCCCGATCTGCTTTTCCTGCGGGAACTTAGATGGAAGGGAGGGCATTTTCCACACCTCCGGTGCTCGGGGCGAGGGTGCGCAGCTGCTTTGCCCTCCCCCGGGCCGTGCAGTGCCGCGGTGCGGGCCGGCTCTCGCCGCCCGGGAgccccgccggggccggggccgtgcAGACGCGCGGTGCGCTCCTCCGTGCGGAGCCTCCCGGTAACCCGGTGGGGCTCGGCTCTTTGCGCTCTCCTCCTTTGCCTGCAGCTGACtgattttaataaagaaaataccGTCGTCTGTTTTCTGTGTGCGCTTAAATTAGAAACATGTCTGGTGCCGGCCGTACCGCTGCAAGAAGTAAGTATAGACGTGCCCGGCGCCGGTGCGGCTCCGTCCTTCGTGAGGAGAGGAGCGGCTGCCGGCTTCCCTGCCTGCCGCCGGGGCACGCTGCGCCACGGGATGGAGGGGCTGGCCCGGCGGTGCCCGGAGCTGGCAGCGGTGTGAGATGtccccgccgggcccggccccgtcGGGAGCGAGATGAGCCCAGAGAAGGCTCCGAGGGGTGCGGAGAGGGGACGGGCTGCCCCGAGGGCAGAGCGGGGCTGGCGCCGCTGCTCTCTGGTCCCTGGGTGTCCCGGCGATGCGCGGGCTGGAGCGGGGCTGTCCCCCCGAGGCGCGGGTCGGTGCCCGCGGAGCTGCTTCCGGGCGGCGCTCGGAGCTCCGTTAGCGGAGCTGCTCTGTGCGGCTCGGCCGGGCCGGCGGGGCTGCCGGGTCCCACGCCTCGCCTCCCGCTGCCCTCCGGCAAAGGGAAGAGTTACTTAGGGCTGGGGGTGCCTTTCACACGCCACCGGGGCGAACTCGCTGccgggctggcactgctctccgTGCCGgtgagggctctgcacagccgCCCTCCGAGCGGAGGTGGGCAGGAGGGCTCCGCGGGGTCTCGCTTCCCGCAGAGAGCGCCCAAACCAGGGTTTTACCGTGTCCTGGGCGCGGAGGAGGTTGCCGGAGCCTTCAGGCGGCCCTGGCAGTGGAGGGGGCACACGCGTTCCTTTTTTCAGGGTAAAAGGAAAGGTTCCATTTTTCAGGAGGAGAGGGTGATTCCCTTCCCACCCCCCCCCGAAAAGGTGCCTAATGATGTAGCGTTACCAGTGTTCAGATTTAAAACAATTCATTACcaattttcctgcctgaggttgAAACCCTagtaaataataaatcagctaAACAAAAGCTGACTTTAATTTATTGCCCCAACGCTAATTAGAAACATCATTTGAGCAATAAACTTAAACACTTCCAGCAAATAATGCACGTGAAATCCTTCTCTCCCGTGTCTGGGCGTTTGTGGCCGCACTGCATTAAGACCAGCTTCATCTGTGGCGGAATTTGCTCTCGCCGGGATGAATAATTGAAGGGGGAACAGTATCCGAGGAGGCTATAATTGAAGAGCCCTTGTCACCTCTGCTTTTATGTATGTTAGTGTAGAAGTCCATCAGCAGCTCCTTGATGGTGTATAAAACGAAGTGGCatcccctccagcagcaggagataCTGTATTCCATTAAAAAAGACCGTGTGCGTGCGTGTGCCGCAGAGAGGGAAACTCTCAGGGCTAAAAGCCACTTGAAGTCTTCAGACCGATTGATCTGTATTCTCTCGTTATAATCCGTCTCATCATACTTGAGTTAATGAGGCAGGGGCGGGGGTGATCTGATGGTCCTTGACAAATTCATTAGGGAGGCTGCGGGACATTTTATTTGACTGTTAAACATCGTGTTTGTTTGGTTTAAGCAGTGCCAACATCAGCATGCCGCTGCCTGGAGCTATAGTGTTTTGTTAGCGAGGGCTTCTGTAAAAAGATACAGGGAAGGGGACGCGGTGTGCAGTGTTTGCTCTTGCCTTGGCTCCTCCTGCACCCTCCCGCTCGTACGGCACGGAGCTCGGGCGGGTGTAAATCCAGCCGTGCAGGCGAGGGATGTGCCACGGTGTTCTCTTCACACTCGGGATGGCAAAGTAGCAGCGAGGGGCTGCCGTTAagacttgtttttctttttcttttcttcttttttttttttttttccccatcaagAGAGCATTATGGATTTGTGTTAACCGctgaaacaacaaaagaaaaaaaggctggaaagcagctcagaGTTTTAGCAAAAAGCATGcaagtttttttctgtgttatgATATAGCATACTTTCATTTGATTCCCTAACCAGCTTATCAACGTGGCACACGttaaatatttcagtctttTAATAATGACTGGTGTATTTTAAAGTTTCTATAACATGCTACTGATATAAGGTGTAATTTTTAAGGTAAATCAAAGTTTAATCAAAGTGACTTAAGGCTATTAAAGGATTTCTGCCAAGCCTGTCCTTTGTCTCTCCCTTGCTGAGAGGCAGAGGGAAAAGTGAATTCAGGAGCAGGTGCTCCCAAAAAGGGCTGAGAAGTATTTTTTAAGAATAGcatatgaaatatatatgtGTTTGTATATGCTTTGTTCGTGACAGCTTTGCTTATGAGACCCAGCTAGTGTTCCATTATTTTCTAGTAGTTGGTTTCCTCTCTGTCCTTTCATTTAATGGAAACAGTTTTGCAGAAAACGGAATAATTAATCTGCTTGTGGAACCTAGCattgtgttatttttttcctggagatcAGTCTTCAGACGTTCTCAGCTTTAAGTGCTTTGTAGGACTCTGCTTCCATTTATAGAAGAACTGTATGGGAAAAGAGCTAGTGCCCTTTGCCTGTCATTTTCATGCATTCCTGCACTGCTGATGAAGCTTGAACTGCTGCAGGGAATGTATGGATTTGAAAAGAAATGATTCAGTAATGCACGTTGCGTTTCTCCATCGCAGAACCGGGTTCATAGTTACAGCCAGcgctgtgctgggtttgggggaTAAAATTCCTTTTGCATTCAATGGTGTACAGTGTGTACCTTTTTTTGGGAGTCATGGCTGGGCTTTAGTATCTGCTGATCTGTTTTAAGGTCTGTGTGTATGAAGTTAGTTGATGGCACACACCGGAGAAGTAAGGATGATTTCATTTTTACCAATGTCATTCATGTATCTCATCAGCCTAAAGTGTTGTAGAAATCttgtaccttttttttccctgtgaagaTTGAGTGGTATGGTAATTAAAGAATTCATACATGTTTTTAAGTCTCGCCTAGCTTTCATTTCTTTAGCAGGAGAGGGGTTGCTTCCAGCTACTCCTTTAAGTAGCTTATTTATGCTTTCCTGTTCAGTCTTAAAATGTGAATGTGTTCATAATGTGGTGTTTAACCATAAACAATCTGCTACTGAGGGACTTCTTCTAATGCTTTGAACTTTGCATTAGAGGTGGCatcttctcttttctcatggTGACTAAGGGTGACTTCTTTTAGCTGTCGACTGGTTTGAATGCTAAATactgttttgtaattttttctttaataagtTGGCAATCAGGGAGAATCAGATATATACTAAAAAAGAACAATTCTAGTGCTTTTGTAAAATTTTATTCTTGTTAAAACTTCATGTGGGCCTTTTGTTTGGATGCAGTTAGTGTGGGTGCATGCTGTTTTATCCATTAGAAGTAACCAAGTTCATGTGTGTTGGCTGTTCTTTATTTATAATAACTGATTAATTATACTAATAGCATCACTTTTAAGAAGTGAAAACATGTAATATGCCAGAATTTTCTCAACTCTACCTCCAATTGAATGCATTAACTCTTATTtgcttgagaaaaaaatatgaggTGGACTACAGAGATAACGTTTGGTTCTTAATAATGCTGAATCAGCACTGAAtcagcacattttaaaattacgAAAAATACAAAGATGTTATAAGCCAAATCAAagttttggaaatgaaaaaacTATTCGTTTGcatgcttttgggtttttttttttttgtcagtagCTGCAGATGATTGTTCTGTTTATTGCCTTAGATGTTGAAGTCTCTGCATATGCGTGATGATGCCAACAGACAGCAGCCTGTGTGGTTTTACTGGTTAGATAGTTATTTCTGAGATCAAAACCTTCATGCACCTTTGTCAAGACAAAGCATATGTATAAGTTCACCTAAAATTGTCTGAGTTACACTCTTTTAAAACGTCAGTTTCTAGGTCCAGAGGCAAAAGCTCCTTGTTTATAAGCTTATACTTAAAAAGGTGCTTTTTCAAGTACAACATAGAGCAGTGTGAAAtcctctgctcctcaccagCCACTGTACAGGTTATAACGTTTCAGTGAGTTTCTATGAGGGCAGTTTATAAAGGGGAAGGGTGTTGTGGGAGGAGGGAACAGAGGGGGCTCAATCTTCTCAGTAGCAGTGGTGACCAGCACAGAATAAACCGAATTTCTGTCTCGCTCTCCTCCCTGTATTTTAAGATGATTTTGTTTTGACTTTGACTCTGATAGGAAAAGCATgaagtttttatttaatttaaaggaAGTCCCATTTGAGCAGTCTTCTAACTGTTCCCTCATTCAAATTAAATGCACAGTTAGAACCATCTACTTTTCAGTGCATTGTACTTCATAGTTTTGAATTTTTATCCTTTGAAAGTACTATGTTGACATAAAAGTAGTAAACTACAACTTTTAAAACCATTGCAGGGGTTTTGTTGCTACTTCTAATGGGAGAATCAAATCATAGCTAATCCTATTTTATATCTTGCTGTGCATATCTTATTTCAGAATAACTTCTCTATGTTAATATGCtgctctctttttaattttcttatgaATTAGGTAAAACGTGTGTGCAAAATAGTTCAAGGTACCATCTCCCACTGCTGGAAAGGGGAAACTGCATTGGCTCAAATAATGTATAGAAGCCATCTGCATAGCTTAATTGAAATAATATTTGGTGATCTAAGAGATGGAAATGGTTCCTTTTCTTTAACCATCTGAAATAAAACTAGGATGTAAACCAGCTGTCTTGGCCTATGGAAATCAAGGTTCTGCCagtctgtttcttttcttcattttctactTCTATCTTCCTTTATTATCTTTGTATCCCAAGGAGTCTTTCTTATTTTCTAACTGGTTTTGTCTGCAACAAGGGGCTGGGTTGGTGTGTTTAAATAGACTCTGGATAGAGTGAAAAATCTTTGATCTATGGCTATGACTGCTTCCAAATGATTTGCTTGCTGGGACTGGACACTGTCCATGCCCTTTCACTTCGCTATCAGATAGGCACACAAAAAGGACTTGACATGCTACCAGATGCATAGTTAATCATTGCATTAGGTCTGTAAAGGGGACCATCCAGACTCAATTAGGTCTACCATTTTTAACTAGTGTTTGCTCTGTAGTTTGTTTGGAGTACAATATTAATTCTGACTGCCATTCTGTTTATCTAAAAGGGCTTTAACGCAGTTCTATGCTTTCGTTTTCGAGGAGTCTTCTCTGCATTTGTGCTGTTTTGTGTCTGTTTAAAACATTGTAAATTTGGTACTATGTAACAAATACTGCAGTGTAACATATTA from Ammospiza nelsoni isolate bAmmNel1 chromosome 4, bAmmNel1.pri, whole genome shotgun sequence includes the following:
- the MAB21L2 gene encoding protein mab-21-like 2; this translates as MIAAQAKLVYQLNKYYTERCQARKAAIAKTIREVCKVVSDVLKEVEVQEPRFISSLSEIDARYEGLEVISPTEFEVVLYLNQMGVFNFVDDGSLPGCAVLKLSDGRKRSMSLWVEFITASGYLSARKIRSRFQTLVAQAVDKCSYRDVVKMIADTSEVKLRIRERYVVQITPAFKCTGIWPRSAAQWPMPHIPWPGPNRVAEVKAEGFNLLSKECYSLTGKQSSAESDAWVLQFGEAENRLLMGGCRNKCLSVLKTLRDRHLELPGQPLNNYHMKTLLLYECEKHPRETDWDEACLGDRLNGILLQLISCLQCRRCPHYFLPNLDLFQGKPHSALESAAKQTWRLAREILTNPKSLDKL